In one Mycobacteroides chelonae genomic region, the following are encoded:
- a CDS encoding LuxR C-terminal-related transcriptional regulator, whose amino-acid sequence MSGSWQLLDRPNEFEAVRATLSDSLSCGVVLVGSAGVGKTTLARTVTDSLECQVRWVACTESSRNIPLGVFAHWIQTTGSRDPAALIAAARESIVATPHPIIGIDDAHLLDDLSATLLHQIAVGHAGRLVATVRSGEPVPDAVTALWKDDYLRRFELEAFTKQQSVALVESVLGGALEGLSADVMWESSGGNPLFLRHLVEGAVEAGSLTAVNGVWQLRGNTVVPSGLAALLGDRLEQLDGDVLNVLKLLSLCEPLNLDTLCEIAGGDALDGAELSGFVRVEADGRRMNVRFSHPMLGEVIRRRVGTASARRLRGQLVRALRERDIDSAAKRIRLAQLSVGSDEATDPALLVSAAKDAVYLSNLPVGEHLARCAVERDGGLRAAEVLSRALLWQGRPEEAEQVLAEFDPDQLDELSLVLWGLPLVSIAFWSMGDVRRAHELMALLRERVQHPALKLVVDATGAALAVHENQFDEGLAAATLVLSDPEAPRQAVEFAAFGIGLALPVAGRGDEFEPIAARCRAQKRSTDGMIAVMVRYCDVLALVYTGQLRLADRRVTEYTEFSSAGQFLAWAIARIMAGLVAVHRGAFPTAISSIEQALAALNAEKPLPWQLPARLLLARAYAALGKVEDAERVLTESGEHSGQFVALHDPQLLIAKSWLAAARGADRSAVDIARRAADAAHTAGQYAVEAEALHHAARFGDRTVGRRIGSLVPRVHGPLVQLYARHAVAVGASDAAALDVVSGEFENAGLLLSAADAAAQAVALRGRDGDRSKSAESAARALRIAGQCGGAATPAIRAAARPLPVTAREREIAALIGEGLCNREIAERLTLSVRTIEGHIYRACIKLDVADRDQLAKIVWSDLANPQE is encoded by the coding sequence ATGTCGGGGAGCTGGCAGTTGCTCGACCGCCCAAACGAATTCGAGGCTGTCCGCGCGACGCTGTCGGACAGCCTGTCGTGCGGTGTGGTGCTGGTCGGCTCGGCGGGAGTGGGCAAGACCACCCTCGCGCGCACGGTCACCGACTCACTGGAATGCCAGGTTCGCTGGGTGGCGTGTACCGAGTCGTCGCGGAACATTCCGCTGGGCGTGTTCGCACACTGGATACAGACAACCGGATCGCGTGACCCGGCTGCGCTCATCGCTGCGGCGCGGGAATCCATTGTCGCGACGCCACATCCGATCATCGGGATCGACGATGCTCATCTGCTGGATGATCTGTCGGCGACTCTGCTGCATCAGATCGCGGTCGGCCATGCGGGCCGGCTGGTGGCCACCGTGCGTAGCGGCGAGCCCGTTCCCGATGCGGTCACCGCATTATGGAAGGACGATTACCTGCGCCGGTTCGAACTCGAGGCGTTCACCAAGCAGCAGAGTGTCGCCCTCGTGGAATCGGTGCTCGGCGGAGCCCTCGAAGGCCTGAGCGCCGACGTGATGTGGGAGTCATCCGGTGGAAATCCGCTGTTCCTGCGACATCTGGTGGAAGGGGCCGTCGAGGCCGGATCCCTCACCGCCGTCAACGGCGTGTGGCAACTGCGCGGTAACACGGTTGTCCCCTCGGGGCTGGCCGCGCTGCTCGGAGATCGCCTCGAACAGTTGGACGGCGACGTACTCAACGTGCTGAAACTGCTGTCCTTGTGTGAACCGCTCAATCTCGACACATTGTGCGAGATCGCCGGTGGCGATGCTCTGGACGGTGCCGAGCTCAGCGGCTTCGTCCGTGTCGAAGCCGACGGCCGGCGGATGAATGTGCGGTTCAGCCATCCGATGCTGGGCGAGGTGATCCGGCGCAGAGTGGGCACCGCATCGGCCCGGCGTCTGCGCGGTCAGCTGGTGCGGGCACTCCGCGAGCGTGACATCGACTCGGCTGCCAAGCGCATCCGGCTCGCGCAGCTGTCGGTCGGCAGCGACGAGGCCACGGACCCGGCCCTCCTGGTCTCCGCCGCGAAGGACGCGGTGTATCTGTCCAACCTGCCGGTGGGTGAGCATCTGGCGCGCTGCGCGGTGGAACGTGACGGAGGCCTGCGCGCGGCCGAGGTGCTCTCGCGCGCTCTGCTGTGGCAGGGCCGGCCCGAGGAAGCCGAGCAGGTGCTCGCCGAGTTCGATCCGGACCAGCTCGATGAACTCTCGCTGGTCCTGTGGGGCCTTCCGCTGGTGTCCATCGCGTTCTGGTCGATGGGCGATGTGCGGCGTGCACACGAGCTGATGGCACTGCTGCGTGAAAGGGTGCAACATCCCGCCCTGAAACTGGTCGTCGACGCGACGGGGGCGGCGTTGGCCGTGCACGAGAACCAGTTCGACGAGGGGCTGGCGGCGGCGACGCTGGTGCTGTCGGATCCGGAGGCTCCCCGGCAGGCGGTGGAATTCGCGGCGTTCGGTATCGGGCTCGCGCTGCCCGTCGCTGGCCGCGGCGACGAGTTCGAGCCGATCGCCGCGAGGTGCCGTGCGCAGAAAAGATCCACCGACGGCATGATCGCGGTGATGGTGCGTTACTGCGATGTGCTGGCACTTGTCTACACGGGGCAGCTCCGGCTGGCCGACCGCCGGGTCACGGAATACACCGAATTCTCCTCGGCCGGGCAGTTTCTGGCGTGGGCGATAGCGCGCATCATGGCCGGTTTGGTTGCCGTGCACCGTGGCGCCTTCCCGACGGCGATATCGTCGATCGAACAGGCGCTGGCCGCGCTCAATGCCGAGAAGCCACTGCCTTGGCAGCTGCCCGCACGGCTATTGCTGGCCCGCGCCTACGCCGCACTCGGCAAGGTCGAAGATGCCGAGCGCGTGCTGACTGAATCCGGAGAACACTCAGGACAGTTCGTCGCATTGCACGACCCCCAGCTGTTGATCGCGAAATCCTGGCTTGCGGCCGCGCGCGGTGCAGACCGGTCGGCGGTCGATATCGCCCGGCGCGCGGCCGACGCCGCACACACCGCGGGCCAATACGCGGTGGAGGCCGAGGCCCTGCACCATGCGGCGCGGTTCGGTGACCGGACCGTGGGTCGCCGCATCGGGTCGCTCGTCCCGCGCGTGCATGGTCCGCTGGTGCAGCTGTATGCGCGGCATGCGGTCGCCGTCGGTGCCTCCGATGCCGCGGCGCTGGATGTGGTGAGTGGTGAGTTCGAGAACGCGGGCCTGCTGCTCTCAGCCGCGGATGCCGCAGCGCAGGCGGTGGCGTTACGCGGTCGCGATGGAGACCGGAGCAAGAGCGCCGAATCCGCTGCGCGTGCACTGCGGATCGCAGGTCAATGCGGTGGTGCCGCTACGCCCGCGATCCGGGCCGCCGCGCGCCCGCTGCCGGTCACCGCACGTGAACGTGAGATCGCGGCGCTCATCGGGGAGGGGTTGTGCAATCGCGAGATCGCCGAGCGCCTCACGCTGTCGGTGCGGACCATCGAGGGCCACATCTACCGGGCGTGCATCAAACTCGATGTCGCAGACCGTGATCAGCTTGCCAAGATCGTGTGGAGCGACCTGGCGAACCCGCAGGAATAG
- a CDS encoding catalase family protein, protein MGATDESIEATRTYLRYNENMDAAPPGEEEAIDKIVKVLHRNNQRAFRKYRHAVRDAHAKSHGILRGELTVYPDLPPHLRQGMFATPGSYPIISRLSTTSGLLRSDRIRGVRGLGIKVLGVAGPRTLPDDEATTQDFVLVTHREFLFADAKAYLRRGMPTAWLLARLPDTALRLGSNLLGGVAKLLPRVGLSLPESVAVFVRPNTHILGDTFYSSAPLRYGEYVAKLSYVPLSKSVRDLEGVLLPDDIADDEFRHLVSEFFRHNSAEYELRAQLCTDEKTMPLEDATVAWPEGDSPHRGIAKIVFPVQDSYGDKRRVFGDDVLSFNSWRALAAHRPLGSINRLKLRVYEASSNFRHEKNGVSRMEPAGVQDLPD, encoded by the coding sequence ATGGGCGCCACCGATGAATCGATCGAAGCGACGCGTACCTACCTTCGGTACAACGAGAACATGGACGCGGCACCTCCCGGCGAGGAGGAAGCCATCGACAAGATCGTCAAGGTGCTGCACAGGAACAATCAGCGGGCCTTCCGGAAGTATCGGCATGCCGTTCGTGATGCGCACGCGAAGAGCCACGGCATCTTGCGCGGGGAGCTGACGGTCTATCCGGACCTGCCACCGCACCTACGCCAGGGCATGTTCGCAACGCCCGGTAGTTATCCGATCATCTCCAGGTTGTCCACCACGTCTGGCCTGCTGCGCAGCGACCGGATCCGGGGCGTGCGGGGCCTGGGCATCAAGGTCCTGGGTGTGGCGGGCCCGCGGACGCTCCCCGATGACGAGGCCACCACCCAGGATTTCGTGTTGGTCACCCACCGCGAGTTCCTCTTCGCCGACGCGAAAGCATATCTACGGCGGGGGATGCCCACGGCCTGGTTGCTGGCACGGCTGCCGGACACCGCGCTGAGACTGGGTAGCAACCTTCTCGGCGGGGTGGCGAAACTGCTTCCACGCGTGGGACTCTCACTGCCAGAATCGGTGGCCGTGTTCGTTCGTCCCAACACCCACATCCTCGGTGACACGTTCTATTCCTCGGCGCCGCTGCGGTACGGAGAGTATGTGGCCAAGCTCAGTTACGTACCGCTCTCGAAGTCCGTGCGGGACCTCGAAGGGGTACTTCTGCCGGACGACATCGCCGACGACGAGTTCCGCCACCTGGTATCAGAGTTCTTCCGGCACAACAGTGCTGAGTACGAACTGAGGGCGCAACTGTGCACCGACGAGAAGACCATGCCCCTGGAAGATGCCACCGTCGCGTGGCCGGAAGGGGACTCCCCGCATCGGGGAATCGCCAAAATCGTCTTCCCCGTGCAAGATTCATATGGTGACAAGAGGCGGGTGTTCGGCGACGACGTACTGTCCTTCAATTCATGGCGCGCCCTGGCCGCGCATCGGCCATTGGGGTCGATCAACAGGTTGAAACTTCGGGTTTACGAGGCCTCCAGCAACTTTCGGCATGAGAAGAACGGTGTGTCGCGGATGGAGCCGGCCGGGGTTCAGGATCTACCGGACTGA
- a CDS encoding peroxidase family protein: MAKKSGPATSATTLASWLATRIDRSVGWSRLPTAFGIAVLIGLRNALRADNLFDTGRAPGGSPPPEDAAYRSARTLDGTYNNLEHPLMGSVGSRFGRNAPLAQTFPESSEQLLDPNPRLISRRLLTRDEFIPATTLNVLAAAWIQFEVHDWFSHNTVEAEPWTVPLDGNDPWPQRPMQIRRTAPDPCPDASGPPTFVTQDTHWWDGSQVYGGTRVIADALRTGSGGTLRLDGQGLPPADVEALASTSETAVNFWVGLAILHSLFMREHNAICEHLAACHPEMSDQELYDKARLVNTALMAKIHTIDWTPAIIGHPTTVFAMNSNWSGILGERLGYLFRRQPHNALLRGIPGSPTSLHNVPYSLTEEFVAVYRMHPLIPDRFVLRSASDDSVIAEHELPDLAVQHVRTRFSETSIENIIYSFGRANPGALTLHNFPRHLQRLERPDGSILDLAAIDVLRVRERGVPRYNEFRRMLRLRPVSSFGELTDDPVVAKELAAIYGDVERVDLMVGLYAEPKPKGFGFSDTAFRIFVLMASRRLESDRFFTTDFRPEIYTPEGIAWVKDNSMRSVLLRHFPSLDAALDGVANPFAPWTPVWASGSTE, encoded by the coding sequence ATGGCGAAAAAGAGTGGACCCGCCACATCAGCCACCACATTGGCCTCGTGGCTTGCAACACGAATTGATCGGTCGGTCGGGTGGTCACGCCTGCCCACGGCATTCGGCATCGCAGTGCTCATCGGGCTCCGTAACGCGCTGCGAGCCGACAATCTGTTCGATACGGGGCGGGCGCCGGGTGGATCACCGCCGCCGGAGGACGCCGCCTACCGCAGTGCCCGGACGTTGGACGGCACCTACAACAACCTCGAACATCCGCTGATGGGGTCGGTCGGCAGCCGGTTCGGGCGTAACGCGCCCCTTGCCCAGACCTTCCCCGAGTCCTCCGAACAACTCCTGGACCCGAACCCGCGGCTGATCAGCCGCAGGCTGCTGACCCGCGACGAGTTCATTCCGGCGACAACGCTGAACGTGCTGGCCGCGGCATGGATCCAATTCGAGGTCCACGACTGGTTCAGCCATAACACCGTCGAAGCCGAGCCATGGACGGTTCCGCTCGACGGGAACGATCCGTGGCCACAACGGCCGATGCAGATACGCCGCACCGCACCCGACCCATGCCCCGATGCGTCCGGTCCCCCGACGTTCGTCACGCAGGACACCCATTGGTGGGACGGATCGCAGGTCTACGGCGGCACCCGCGTCATCGCCGATGCGCTGCGCACTGGGTCCGGGGGCACGCTACGGCTGGACGGACAAGGCCTGCCGCCTGCTGATGTCGAGGCGCTGGCCAGCACATCAGAGACGGCCGTGAACTTCTGGGTCGGCCTGGCCATCCTGCATTCGCTGTTCATGCGGGAACACAACGCGATCTGCGAGCATCTGGCTGCCTGTCATCCGGAAATGTCCGACCAGGAGCTGTACGACAAGGCCCGCCTAGTCAACACCGCGCTGATGGCGAAAATCCACACGATCGACTGGACTCCCGCCATAATCGGGCACCCCACCACGGTATTCGCGATGAACTCCAACTGGTCCGGCATTCTGGGCGAGCGCCTAGGCTACCTATTTCGGCGCCAGCCGCATAACGCTCTGCTGCGCGGTATACCCGGCTCCCCCACAAGTCTGCATAACGTGCCATATTCGCTGACAGAAGAATTTGTCGCGGTGTACCGCATGCACCCGCTAATTCCCGATCGTTTTGTGCTGCGGTCGGCCTCCGATGATTCCGTGATCGCCGAACACGAATTACCGGATCTGGCCGTACAACATGTGCGAACCCGCTTCAGCGAGACGTCGATAGAGAACATCATTTATTCGTTCGGCCGTGCCAATCCGGGTGCGCTGACTCTGCATAACTTCCCGCGTCATCTGCAACGTCTGGAGCGGCCGGACGGATCCATTTTGGACCTCGCCGCCATCGACGTTCTTCGGGTCCGTGAACGGGGCGTGCCCCGTTACAACGAGTTCCGGCGGATGCTGCGTCTGCGGCCAGTGTCTTCGTTCGGCGAGCTCACCGACGACCCCGTGGTGGCCAAGGAGCTCGCGGCCATATACGGCGATGTCGAGCGAGTGGATCTGATGGTCGGGCTGTACGCGGAGCCCAAACCGAAGGGATTTGGGTTCAGCGACACCGCTTTTCGAATCTTCGTGCTGATGGCGTCCCGCCGGCTGGAGAGCGACAGATTCTTCACAACCGACTTCCGGCCCGAGATCTACACGCCGGAAGGCATCGCGTGGGTCAAGGACAACTCGATGCGTTCGGTGCTGCTCCGGCACTTCCCGTCCCTGGACGCCGCCCTGGACGGTGTTGCGAATCCTTTCGCACCGTGGACGCCCGTGTGGGCCAGCGGATCGACCGAGTAG
- a CDS encoding S8 family peptidase, translating into MSSPVPRGPKRPSVISPMVLADPQTALPAEANALVTDDDDRRMVLIELLVGAGVDPDDVRDQFLHMFHRVLRDEPPTPTPVGRHYVRCMLTPDEIQRLVRGGAKSPTAKSAQQALQLIRRVWPDLVVEAHLDRSLTTIKADAAIRTYGSGGTGVVWAVLDSGIDAEHPHFAANGTLTADSVMPLHKDFTLSPEASKGPLVDVYGHGTHVAGIIAGESPTDPKLIRIASTQPTAEGLPEWVPRVLAQGSRLSGVAPHANLVSLKVLDDDGKTLSSVLIDALNYVREINSYGNDLQIHGVNLSLGCGWMPRDYAAGQSPLCRELDLLTGSGVVCVVSAGNLGAGTAAAGVGAAILGTTADVYGQLSTITDPGNAATAITVGSVHRYRPHTSGVTFDSSKGPTLDGRRKPDLVAPGERITSAATGLMAKGIDLLKDDGTEGAANYIEDSGTSMAAAHVSGAIAAFLSARTEFVGKPQEVKDIFLKSAVDLGRHEFFQGAGLVDLMRALSNT; encoded by the coding sequence ATGAGCAGCCCCGTGCCACGCGGGCCCAAACGGCCATCGGTCATCAGCCCGATGGTCCTGGCCGATCCGCAGACGGCACTGCCGGCCGAGGCCAACGCCTTGGTCACCGACGATGACGATCGCAGGATGGTGCTGATCGAGCTTCTCGTCGGCGCGGGCGTCGACCCCGACGATGTGCGCGACCAATTCCTGCACATGTTCCATCGGGTACTGCGCGACGAGCCGCCCACACCAACGCCCGTCGGCCGCCACTATGTACGGTGCATGCTCACCCCCGATGAAATCCAGCGTCTGGTCCGTGGCGGCGCCAAGTCCCCTACCGCCAAAAGCGCACAACAAGCGCTGCAGCTGATCCGGCGGGTGTGGCCGGATCTGGTGGTGGAGGCGCATCTGGACCGCTCACTCACCACGATCAAGGCCGATGCGGCGATCCGTACCTATGGCTCCGGCGGGACCGGAGTCGTTTGGGCCGTGCTGGATTCGGGAATCGATGCCGAGCATCCCCATTTCGCCGCTAACGGCACCCTCACCGCGGATTCGGTGATGCCGCTGCACAAAGATTTCACGCTGTCCCCGGAGGCCTCGAAGGGGCCGCTCGTCGACGTCTACGGACACGGCACCCATGTGGCCGGCATCATCGCGGGCGAATCCCCCACCGACCCGAAACTCATCCGGATCGCGTCCACTCAACCGACCGCCGAGGGGTTGCCGGAATGGGTTCCGCGAGTGTTGGCGCAGGGGTCGCGGCTGTCCGGGGTGGCGCCGCACGCCAACCTGGTGAGCCTGAAGGTCCTCGACGACGATGGCAAGACCCTGTCCAGTGTGCTCATCGACGCCCTCAACTATGTGCGCGAGATCAACAGCTACGGTAACGATCTACAGATCCACGGCGTGAATCTGTCGCTGGGATGCGGATGGATGCCAAGGGATTACGCGGCGGGCCAAAGCCCGCTGTGCCGCGAGCTCGATCTGCTCACCGGGTCAGGGGTGGTCTGCGTCGTGAGTGCCGGAAACCTCGGGGCCGGCACTGCTGCGGCCGGTGTGGGCGCCGCGATCTTGGGCACGACGGCCGATGTCTACGGCCAGCTCTCCACCATCACCGATCCCGGCAATGCTGCCACCGCCATCACCGTCGGCTCGGTCCACCGGTACCGGCCGCATACCAGTGGTGTCACGTTCGACTCCTCCAAGGGGCCGACCCTCGATGGCCGACGCAAACCCGACCTGGTGGCCCCTGGTGAGCGGATCACCTCTGCGGCAACCGGTCTCATGGCCAAGGGCATTGACCTGTTGAAGGACGACGGCACCGAGGGGGCCGCCAACTACATCGAAGACAGCGGGACCTCGATGGCCGCCGCACATGTGTCGGGTGCGATCGCCGCATTTTTGTCGGCTCGCACGGAGTTCGTGGGTAAACCACAAGAGGTCAAGGACATCTTCCTGAAGTCGGCCGTCGACTTGGGGCGTCACGAGTTCTTTCAGGGCGCGGGGCTTGTCGACCTGATGCGTGCACTATCCAACACCTAG
- a CDS encoding serine/threonine protein kinase — protein sequence MITIKGLPYYEPDFNADGSLNDATGDGDGGLPAAVAAGGITDLFLMSHGWNNSVTSARQLYTAMFSLIADQLGGDTAGVAVAGINWPSVLLPDDSPDSALPVPSTGAELAAALTPRFPGQAAQLKKMGELLDEKPQQSAKLIEFHTLAAGLVTTPAQSQEDSGESDIVKGDPLAVFGQASAMAPKSTSAAQGLGNPFAALWSGAREILRTMSYYEMKNRAGVIGQRGLGPLLASLSGPDGPPRIHLIGHSFGARLVSYALAGLPTTGTSPVKSLTLIQGAFSHFTFNRKLLFDPGRGPGGLAGLEERVDGPLLSTYTAADRAVGWWYPAASMLARQDSQAGQDPWFRWGAMGHDGYQQDPAATALELAVAGKPYDFQRGHFYRLDANKVIDDASQSQFSGAHSDIKHPEVAWAIVSAARATQN from the coding sequence ATGATCACGATCAAAGGATTGCCGTACTACGAACCGGATTTCAATGCCGATGGCTCACTCAACGACGCCACCGGTGACGGCGACGGCGGTCTGCCGGCCGCAGTCGCGGCCGGGGGGATCACCGATCTGTTCCTGATGTCACACGGATGGAACAACAGTGTGACCTCCGCCCGCCAGCTCTACACCGCGATGTTCTCGTTGATCGCCGATCAGCTCGGCGGCGATACCGCCGGTGTGGCCGTCGCAGGAATCAACTGGCCGTCGGTGCTGCTGCCCGACGACAGCCCGGACAGCGCGCTGCCCGTACCTTCCACGGGCGCGGAGCTCGCCGCGGCGCTCACGCCACGCTTCCCCGGCCAGGCCGCGCAACTGAAAAAGATGGGCGAGCTGCTCGACGAGAAACCGCAGCAGTCCGCCAAGCTCATCGAGTTCCACACCTTGGCCGCCGGACTGGTGACCACCCCCGCCCAGTCGCAGGAAGACAGCGGCGAGTCCGACATCGTGAAGGGTGATCCGCTCGCGGTGTTCGGGCAAGCCTCCGCCATGGCGCCGAAGTCGACGAGTGCCGCACAAGGACTTGGCAATCCCTTCGCCGCGCTGTGGTCGGGTGCTCGCGAGATCCTGCGCACGATGAGCTATTACGAGATGAAGAATCGGGCCGGAGTCATCGGCCAGCGCGGCCTCGGTCCGCTGCTGGCTTCACTGTCGGGCCCCGACGGCCCGCCCCGTATTCACCTCATCGGACACAGTTTCGGGGCGCGACTGGTCTCCTACGCGCTGGCAGGGCTTCCGACAACCGGCACGAGCCCCGTCAAGTCGCTCACCCTGATCCAGGGCGCCTTCTCCCACTTCACCTTCAACCGCAAGCTGCTCTTCGATCCGGGACGAGGTCCCGGCGGCCTGGCCGGGCTCGAAGAGCGTGTGGACGGGCCGCTGCTGTCGACATACACCGCCGCCGATCGCGCGGTCGGCTGGTGGTATCCGGCGGCCAGCATGCTTGCGCGACAGGACAGCCAAGCCGGACAGGACCCCTGGTTCCGCTGGGGCGCAATGGGTCACGACGGATACCAGCAGGACCCGGCCGCCACGGCACTCGAGCTTGCCGTGGCCGGAAAGCCGTACGACTTCCAGCGCGGGCATTTCTACCGGCTTGACGCCAACAAGGTCATCGACGACGCCAGCCAATCCCAGTTCAGCGGTGCGCACAGCGATATCAAGCACCCCGAGGTGGCGTGGGCTATCGTCTCCGCCGCCCGCGCCACCCAGAACTGA
- a CDS encoding trypsin-like serine peptidase: MATAVKSTNHKPSETEYEISGAAGAAAVTEHELPSAQASNADTETTNAATQAHGESTVSELGSVDGLSTDESELAPLDAILGSYPELANSAEVIIGTDDRVRVGNTTTFPWRAICHLIITSANNRTYVGTGWLIAPRTVMTAGHCVYMHADGGWVRSIQVIPGRNAGVRPFGTHVGTAFRSVTGWTQNQNRDNDYGAIILPASSRPGDQTGYFGFATRNDDFLKAAALNLSGYPGEKNGEQWFMAQRTKSVSDRVITYDIDTTGGQSGSPVWVLQNGNRYGVGIHTNGANSGNSATRINSAVFNNMSTWKSGGM, from the coding sequence ATGGCCACCGCAGTCAAGTCAACGAATCACAAGCCGTCCGAGACCGAGTACGAAATTTCAGGGGCCGCCGGTGCGGCCGCTGTTACCGAACACGAATTACCGTCGGCACAAGCGAGCAACGCCGACACCGAAACCACCAACGCCGCAACACAAGCACACGGTGAATCCACAGTCAGTGAACTGGGTTCCGTCGACGGGCTGAGCACCGACGAGTCGGAACTCGCACCACTGGACGCCATTCTGGGTAGTTACCCCGAGTTGGCCAACAGCGCCGAGGTCATCATCGGTACCGATGATCGCGTTCGGGTCGGCAACACCACCACGTTCCCCTGGCGCGCAATCTGCCACCTGATCATCACCTCCGCCAACAACCGCACCTATGTCGGAACGGGCTGGCTGATCGCTCCCCGCACCGTGATGACGGCCGGGCACTGCGTCTACATGCATGCCGATGGCGGCTGGGTGCGCTCGATCCAGGTGATCCCCGGGCGCAATGCCGGTGTCCGACCGTTCGGCACGCACGTGGGTACCGCCTTCCGCAGCGTCACCGGCTGGACCCAGAACCAGAATCGCGACAACGACTATGGCGCGATCATCCTGCCGGCGTCGTCACGTCCGGGCGATCAGACGGGGTACTTCGGTTTCGCCACTCGCAATGACGATTTCCTGAAGGCCGCCGCACTGAACCTGTCCGGGTATCCCGGCGAGAAGAACGGCGAGCAGTGGTTCATGGCGCAACGCACCAAGTCGGTCTCCGACCGCGTCATCACCTACGACATCGACACCACGGGCGGTCAGAGCGGTTCACCGGTGTGGGTGTTGCAGAACGGCAACCGTTACGGCGTCGGCATTCACACCAACGGCGCCAACTCGGGCAACTCCGCCACCCGGATCAACAGCGCCGTCTTCAACAACATGTCGACGTGGAAGAGTGGCGGTATGTGA
- a CDS encoding PadR family transcriptional regulator — MARFFRHGELPLVLLALLAQRPMHGYELMSELSRLFGAGGYQPSPGTVYPAVEALAAEGLLTGQTREGRTVYRASAEGQRALTSRADVLAGVELRTGARFGRGDSFEKILARFSARIMPSAGRVDPTAVEKILDQAALEITGLARVDDRRRGAKQ; from the coding sequence ATGGCACGTTTCTTCCGTCATGGCGAGCTGCCCCTCGTGCTCCTGGCGCTGCTGGCGCAGCGGCCCATGCACGGTTATGAACTGATGTCCGAACTATCACGGCTGTTCGGTGCCGGTGGCTACCAACCATCGCCCGGCACCGTGTATCCCGCAGTCGAAGCACTGGCCGCCGAAGGCCTCCTGACCGGCCAGACACGCGAGGGCCGGACGGTCTACCGCGCGTCAGCCGAGGGCCAGCGGGCACTGACCAGCAGAGCTGACGTGCTGGCAGGCGTGGAGCTGCGCACCGGCGCACGGTTCGGCCGCGGCGACTCATTCGAGAAGATCCTCGCCCGGTTCTCCGCGCGGATCATGCCGTCGGCAGGCCGGGTGGATCCCACCGCAGTGGAGAAGATCCTCGATCAGGCCGCCCTGGAGATTACTGGCCTTGCCCGAGTTGACGATCGCAGGAGAGGAGCCAAGCAGTGA
- a CDS encoding 2TM domain-containing protein encodes MSDDAFERAVERAERRADEEQRRIDRKRRAWIGQMNRTAFRIHASTYAAVQVLLVAIWALTWQFDHGTAYPWFIYPLLGWGIALIAHYVVASSIWRHHPDTDPEPWPAEGVNRATRETPTQEPL; translated from the coding sequence GTGAGCGATGACGCCTTTGAACGAGCAGTGGAACGTGCCGAACGCCGGGCCGACGAGGAACAGCGACGGATCGATCGAAAACGCCGGGCATGGATCGGGCAGATGAATCGAACTGCCTTCCGGATCCACGCCAGCACCTACGCCGCTGTGCAGGTCCTGCTCGTGGCGATCTGGGCGCTTACCTGGCAGTTCGACCATGGCACGGCATACCCGTGGTTCATCTATCCCCTCTTGGGCTGGGGAATCGCCCTCATCGCCCACTACGTCGTCGCCAGCTCCATCTGGCGTCATCATCCCGACACCGACCCAGAGCCCTGGCCTGCCGAGGGCGTCAATCGAGCCACCCGTGAAACACCCACCCAGGAGCCGCTATGA